A window of Desulforegulaceae bacterium genomic DNA:
ACTTTCCGTCAATAGTCTTTATTTGGTCCTCTGCTTTTAGAATTACTTCCAAGACAACAAGGATTGAAACAATCGCTCCTGCGGCATTCTAGGCGCTATGGCGAGCTTTTAGAATTACTTCCAAGACAACAAGGATTGAAACAAGCTGAACGCATTGCTTGATATGCAGGCGGACATCTTTTAGAATTACTTCCAAGACAACAAGGATTGAAACAGGGGAGCACCTCGGGGGCGAGCCGGTGAACCCCTTCTTTTAGAATTACTTCCAAGACAACAAGGATTGAAACAGAATTCTTTCTTTTCCTAAATATTTTTTTCTTTTTCTTTTAGAATTACTTCCAAGACAACAAGGATTGAAACTATAATTGAAGAATGCCATAAATATTTTGATTCTACTTTCAGAATTACTTCCAAGACAACAAGGATTGAAACAAAGACCATAGAACTTGTACTTGCGGAAAATTTCATCTTTCAGAATTACTTCCAAGACAACAAGGATTGAAACGTCTTTTTGTGGTGGTGAAAAAATGATTCCAGTAACTTTCAGAATTACTTCCAAGACAACAAGGATTGAAACGCCTCTGAAGCAGGGTTAACAAATAAACCATTAAACTTTCAGAATTACTTCCAAGACAACAAGGATTGAAACAGCCATGCAGAATTGTTCTGTGTGGCTTTTTTTGTCTTTCAGAATTACTTCCAAGACAACAAGGATTGAAACACCGCAAGAACATCTGCCAGAGCTAAATTATAAACCTCTTTCAGAATTACTTCCAAGACAACAAGGATTGAAACAATCTGTCCAGCATGCCTTTTCGTTCAAGCTGTTTTGCTTTCAGAATTACTTCCAAGACAACAAGGATTGAAACCAAACAGTAATACAAGTCTGGAACAGCTTGGAGCTGCTTTCAGAATTACTTCCAAGACAACAAGGATTGAAACTAGACAGTTCTCATCATGGAATTTCTGAAAATGGCACTTTCAGAATTACTTCCAAGACAACAAGGATTGAAACGATATTTTCTTGCGGGGAATGATACATGGAAAAAACTTTCAGAATTACTTCCAAGACAACAAGGATTGAAACTTCTCTGGCCGACTATGGCAGATAACATGACGGTTTCTTTCAGAATTACTTCCAAGACAACAAGGATTGAAACGGCTTTCCAACTTCCATGGTTCGTGCAGGAAGAAAACTTTCAGAATTACTTCCAAGACAACAAGGATTGAAACAGCATTTGGACTCAAAGAGCAGACCAAATGCTGAAAAATATTTCAAAAGTAAAGTCTTAAAAAATACAAAAGAGGTGATAAAATGGGAAAAAGAAAGCTATTTATCGGGATTGATAAAGGGTATAAGTGGCAGATTTATGATGAAAAATACTCAGGTTTAGATGATATCCCTGATCTTCCGGGTGGTTATTCCCATGCTGAAGAGCTGGAGGGTATCTTTATAAGACTTCTGGTTAACAGAGGAAAAATGATAGAGGCTTTATCCCAGGATCTGGAAGATCTTAAAAAGATGGAGCCTTATTTTGATAAGTATGATTTTTTTAAGGAAGAGGTTGATTTTAAGGTTGGTTATTTTGAGGATGAATACAAACCTGTAGAAGAATTTAGCGGTACTGTGGCAGGCGGGTTCAGGTTTATAATGGAAAAGCTTGAAGGTTATGAATAAGAAGAGCAATATAGCCGCAAATGGCCTGAGTTTTTTGCGACCGTTTAATCTTTTTGCTAGGTTTTGGCACTAGTTTTATGGAAGTTCCATTTTTAATAAATGTCCACATTTTCACATTTCAATGCTCTAATTCTGGGGGAAAAGAGGGTAGCTAAGCTTGATTTAGTTCTGGTAGCCTAAAATTGACCCACCCAAAGCAAACTTCTGATAATCTAAAAATATACAAAGACCAGATATCAGGAGAGGAGATGATAAACGTGGATCAATATGAAATAGGCACAGCTTATAGAAGCTATGATAAAAAATCAGAGAAATTGTAAAAGAAACCGGACATTCAAGAAATACAATAAGAAAAGTCCTAAGAAAAGAACATAGGGTACTCAGAAAGACAAAGCCAGCCTTATCCTGTATTGGGCTCTTATATAAAAACAATAGACAACTAGCCTGACACAGGGGAATATTAAACTTTCCATTATAAGTCCTTTTTTTATTCAATCCGGAATAAAGCTGATTCGATTTGGCCATTTTTACAATTAGGGCATTTTCCCGGCTTTTTGAATTTCTTTCTTTAAAAACAAAGCCACAGGAAAGGCAGCGAAAGGGTTCTACTAGTAGTTTTTTATTCTGGCGTTTTAATGATTTTTCAGCAGAAATCAAATGTTCAAATACTTCTTTTTCCATGATACTGACGGATTGAGAGATATCTCGTATTGTTGCCGGCCCTTTGGACAGCAATTTTATAATTTCTTGTCTGATTGTATGTTTTCTTTCTTTTAGCATCGAATAAATTTTGCCTGACGGTAATATTTTTTTACTTTTAAAATAACTAACCCTCTTTTACGGTTAAACAGCCAATTTTGCAATCAAAATGGGCTGTTTAAAAAATAAGGTTAAATCAAATCTCTTTCGGCCGGCTTTTAAAAAGCCGGATAAATGGATAGTCCACAGCAACTATACCCTGAATCAAAAGCCTTTATCCCCGCTGCCAGAAAAAAAAGGTTCATCCGGAAATCGCGTACTTCTAAGAAGAAAGACATTAAAAAAATAATTTGAGAAAAAGAAAAGGACATGCTCAATTTTAATTTTTTGCACGCAAATACAAAAATAGAAAGAGAGACATGTCCACAAGTTTTATATACCATGCTTTATCATTAAGAGACCAGAATTATAAAAGAACTTTTTTTCAAAATGGAAAAGTCCTTTTTGAAGTTGAGCCAAAACCTAAATCCATAAAATGCCCTCAATGCAATAACAGGAATGTTGTGAAAAGAGGGAAAATTATTCGGGAATTAAAATCATTGGCTCTCGGCACAAAAATACATGGATTAAAGCCAATATTCAAAGAGTCTGGTGTTGTAAATGCAATACTGTGCGACAAATTGAACTTAGTTTTGCAGATAATAAAAAAAGTTATACGAAAGCGTTTGCAAGGTATGTCCTTGAACTATCATCAAAAATGACAATTAAAGATATTGCCAGCCACCTCAACACAAGCTGGGATTTAATAAAAAGTATCCAGAAAGAGGATTTTAAGAGGAAATATAAAAACATTAAATTCGGCAAATTAAAAAGAATAGGTATTGATGAAATTTCAATAGCTAAAGGCCATAAAGATATGACAATTGTTATGGATCTGGACTCAGGAAAAATAGTTTATGCAAATAAAGGAAAAGGGTCTGATTCTTTGACTGAATTTTTTAAAAAACTAAAAGCATCCAAAGCAAAAATAAAAGCTGTTTCAATGGCTTTTATTAAAAAAACCGAAAAATATTAAAAAAGAAATAGAAAAAAACCGATTGAAGTCAGCCTTAAGAATTAATGAACCTCTTGCCAAAGCGTATTATATGAAGGAAGAACTTAGGCAAATATGGTCTCAGTCAGATAAAGATAAAACTTCTGAAATCATAGATGACTGGCTAAGACTTGCAAGAGAATCAAAATATAAAATTATTATTGAGTTTGGTAATAAGCTTAAGATCTATAAAACAGGAATATTGAATTTTTATGACCATTCAATATCAAGCGGTCCGCTTGAAGGTCTTAACAATAAAATAAAAACTATCCTTATTGAATTGGCTTTTTTACCCCTTTAAATCATCTACTTTTCCAGGCTTGAAAGGCATATTTTTTTATGTAATACTCCTTTCATTTCAAATATCAGTCGTTTAAATCCTGGAGCAAAATTAATTGTCCATGGGAATAGGGCAAAGTCAGGATTTTAATTTTATATAACTATGCATAGGAGAAAAATATGAAATTGTCTCGTTTGTTTATGAGCTTTCTTGTTTTAAGTTTTCTTGTCACTTCGGTAGAAGCAGCTCCAAAAGCCTCTCGTTCGTCTAATACGATCAGGG
This region includes:
- a CDS encoding transposase gives rise to the protein MKSALRINEPLAKAYYMKEELRQIWSQSDKDKTSEIIDDWLRLARESKYKIIIEFGNKLKIYKTGILNFYDHSISSGPLEGLNNKIKTILIELAFLPL
- a CDS encoding helix-turn-helix domain-containing protein, with the protein product MRQIELSFADNKKSYTKAFARYVLELSSKMTIKDIASHLNTSWDLIKSIQKEDFKRKYKNIKFGKLKRIGIDEISIAKGHKDMTIVMDLDSGKIVYANKGKGSDSLTEFFKKLKASKAKIKAVSMAFIKKTEKY